One segment of Haliotis asinina isolate JCU_RB_2024 chromosome 12, JCU_Hal_asi_v2, whole genome shotgun sequence DNA contains the following:
- the LOC137257905 gene encoding protein SYS1 homolog, whose product MFELLKRRVNGMPGQFRSNVWDPLLIVAQIVCMQCFYYVNLGFWIFILDTIGRFDASVDQMFTQSDLGLYEDSGRTNLIAYALNSFTCALGLWFVVRRTKQCLDFSATVHLLHFIGCWIVSGHIPQTFWWWVTTLVCLTLMTVLGEFLCMRTELKAIPVTMGPKVDL is encoded by the exons ATGTTCGAGCTTTTGAAGCGTCGCGTCAACGGCATGCCAGGTCAATTTAGAAGCAATGTTTGGGATCCACTACTGATTGTTGCACAGATTGTGTGTATGcagtgtttttattatgtaaatCTTGGATTTTGGATTTTCATATTGGACACGATTGGACGTTTTGATGCATCTGTGGATCAGATGTTTACTCAGAGT GATCTTGGATTATATGAGGATTCAGGAAGGACAAATCTTATTGCATATGCTCTGAATAGCTTCACATG TGCACTTGGGCTCTGGTTTGTAGTGAGGAGAACAAAGCAGTGTCTGGACTTTTCTGCAACAGTACATCTTTTGCATTTCATTGGATGTTGGATTGTCAGTGGCCATATCCCTCAAACATTTTGGTGGTGGGTGACAACATTGGTATGCCTAACCCTTATGACCGTGTTGGGAGAGTTCCTTTGTATGAGGACTGAACTAAAGGCAATACCCGTCACCATGGGGCCAAAAGTGGATctgtaa